One window from the genome of Pseudanabaena yagii GIHE-NHR1 encodes:
- a CDS encoding Era-like GTP-binding protein encodes MIALFPQKTDINKLIYTSLAHELLVKYRDLFQSELTNRETEEIAFLQEKLDQFTIAIAVFGMVSKGKTSLLNALFGQKLGETGAIHGVTKGTSIYEWKIPMDNPENGEQYHKLELQLIDTQGLDEVGGEIGGATALEAAKRADLILFVIAGDMTRLEQEAIAQLQSFYKPILLVFNKADLYPESDRHAIYRALQNEEMRKLISPQEIVCTVADPLPVKVRLQYSDGRESQEIWEKPQPDVYALKTRILSLLNTEGKALLSVNVLRALLEIQDVLTQRHLQKVQSLTAITALVFSVESLGLLISPHLWLDSIISGTCHSIFALWLIGKYPSQKKYLWLLLIVAIACLSGELGGNSEVMRYLQILWTGLGISILFQGIVADLNRSRGYGKFGAKKLMEVIFQSVPTNSILWRFHNHSDQD; translated from the coding sequence TTGATTGCATTGTTTCCCCAGAAAACTGACATAAATAAGCTCATCTATACATCCCTTGCCCATGAACTGCTGGTCAAATATCGTGACTTATTTCAATCAGAGCTAACAAATCGAGAAACTGAGGAAATAGCCTTTTTGCAAGAGAAGCTAGACCAATTTACGATCGCGATCGCGGTTTTTGGAATGGTATCCAAAGGTAAAACTTCCCTATTGAATGCTCTATTTGGGCAAAAGCTAGGAGAGACAGGAGCAATCCATGGAGTTACTAAGGGAACTAGCATTTATGAATGGAAGATCCCGATGGACAATCCTGAAAATGGAGAGCAGTATCATAAATTAGAATTACAGCTTATTGATACGCAAGGGCTAGATGAAGTTGGTGGAGAAATCGGTGGAGCTACTGCCCTTGAAGCAGCTAAGCGTGCGGACTTGATTTTGTTTGTGATTGCGGGAGATATGACTCGGCTAGAGCAGGAAGCGATCGCACAACTCCAAAGCTTCTATAAGCCAATTTTGTTGGTTTTTAATAAAGCCGATCTTTATCCTGAAAGTGATCGTCATGCGATTTATCGTGCCTTACAAAATGAGGAAATGCGTAAGCTCATTTCGCCACAGGAGATCGTCTGTACAGTAGCTGACCCTTTGCCAGTGAAAGTCCGACTGCAATATAGTGATGGTAGGGAAAGCCAAGAGATTTGGGAAAAGCCACAACCTGATGTATATGCCTTAAAAACAAGAATTCTCTCTTTGCTTAATACGGAAGGAAAAGCTCTATTGTCAGTTAATGTATTGCGAGCATTATTAGAAATTCAAGATGTTCTCACACAGCGTCATTTACAGAAAGTGCAATCCTTAACGGCAATCACTGCATTAGTATTTAGTGTTGAGTCACTCGGTCTATTGATATCGCCTCATCTATGGCTTGATAGCATAATTAGTGGCACTTGCCACAGCATATTTGCACTGTGGCTCATTGGCAAATATCCTAGTCAAAAGAAATATCTGTGGTTACTGCTTATTGTCGCGATCGCTTGTCTATCTGGAGAACTAGGCGGCAATAGCGAAGTCATGCGTTACCTACAAATCCTCTGGACTGGTTTGGGTATATCGATACTCTTCCAAGGCATTGTTGCTGATCTGAACCGTAGTCGGGGTTATGGAAAGTTTGGCGCAAAAAAACTAATGGAAGTAATTTTTCAATCTGTTCCCACTAATTCAATATTGTGGAGATTTCACAACCATTCTGACCAAGATTAG
- a CDS encoding PAS domain S-box protein, which yields MPNNIYIDLAIAQNFITVESDVALLDVIRIMNQANAVTREHQSEYGWLLDQEICVLVTTHNSLMGIFTKGDVLRLIEQQVDLQKSKIADAITQPAISIKYSQIPDLATVLSLLENSPNRYLPVIDEFEQILGVVTPESFLLAKNKQTEDTLNNVEAQKRAVLTAIPDLIYRISADGTYLECFSSNYVADLLPDGLDIVNKHLSDVLPPELASRKLQSIKQAIATGYIQSFEQQWNIDGKVQYEEVQVVKVTDQEALTIIRNISDRKQSEAALRESEMRFRSVFDSAAVGISLATVDGQHIAVNQSLCQMLGYSEDELIVLTFQDITHPDDIELDLYHHQKLLRNEIDSFHIEKRYRHKNGHFIWVMLSVSIVRDFQNQPLYDIALIQNISDLKFAQQELSNLNKDLEMRIQQRTADLAESEMRKQQLINAIPDLLLRLKRDGTCIDCILPTIPDKEAFVPIKHHISEVLSPSVLVEQLEVFDRAIATGEVQIYEHKLLKYDEWVYEEVRISPCGEDEVLVLVRNISDRKQAEEALYLSNEKLIATNKELERMTRLKDEFLATMSHELRTPLNAILGISEGLQEQVYGELNQRQKNSLATIQKSGQHLLALINDILDVAKIESGMFTLDLTSVSLTSLCESSLSFVKHQAAKKNIQLQLIINPDLPKAIMIDERRMRQLLINLLINAVKFTPKGGMVTLEAKLADGSYCEMEETYKSKLSFSVSDTGIGISQEDICKLFQPFVQINSNLSRQYAGTGLGLNLVKKLAELHGGYVNVESKVGQGSCFTVTFPYDL from the coding sequence ATGCCAAACAATATTTACATCGATCTGGCGATCGCGCAAAACTTCATCACTGTTGAATCAGATGTAGCGTTACTGGACGTGATTCGGATCATGAATCAGGCAAATGCGGTGACGCGAGAGCACCAATCTGAATATGGATGGTTGTTAGATCAGGAAATCTGTGTTTTGGTGACTACTCACAATAGTTTGATGGGGATATTTACAAAGGGGGATGTACTGCGGTTAATTGAGCAGCAAGTGGATTTGCAGAAATCAAAAATTGCCGACGCGATCACTCAGCCCGCGATAAGCATTAAGTATTCGCAGATTCCAGATCTTGCTACAGTGTTGAGTCTCTTAGAGAATTCACCTAATCGCTACTTACCTGTAATAGATGAATTTGAGCAAATATTGGGAGTTGTGACACCAGAGAGTTTTCTCTTGGCAAAAAATAAACAAACTGAAGATACTTTAAATAATGTTGAAGCTCAAAAAAGAGCAGTTTTAACGGCAATTCCTGACTTAATCTATCGTATTAGTGCAGATGGGACTTATTTAGAGTGCTTTTCTAGTAATTATGTTGCTGATTTGCTTCCTGATGGCTTGGATATTGTCAATAAACATCTTTCCGATGTTTTACCTCCAGAGCTAGCCTCCCGTAAATTGCAATCGATTAAACAGGCGATCGCTACTGGTTACATTCAGTCATTTGAACAGCAATGGAATATTGATGGCAAGGTGCAATATGAGGAAGTTCAAGTTGTCAAAGTCACTGATCAAGAAGCCTTGACTATTATTCGTAATATTAGCGATCGCAAGCAGTCTGAAGCTGCCTTACGAGAATCAGAAATGCGATTTAGAAGTGTCTTTGATTCTGCGGCTGTAGGCATTTCCTTAGCAACTGTCGATGGTCAACATATTGCGGTCAATCAATCCCTATGTCAGATGCTGGGCTATTCGGAAGATGAGTTAATAGTTTTAACCTTTCAAGATATTACTCATCCTGATGATATAGAACTTGATCTCTATCACCATCAAAAATTGCTCAGAAATGAAATTGATAGCTTTCATATCGAAAAGAGATATCGCCACAAAAATGGGCATTTTATATGGGTAATGCTGAGCGTTTCGATCGTACGTGATTTTCAAAACCAGCCTCTATACGATATTGCTTTAATTCAAAATATTAGTGATCTTAAATTTGCTCAACAGGAATTATCTAATCTCAATAAAGACTTAGAAATGCGAATTCAGCAAAGAACTGCTGATCTAGCAGAGAGTGAAATGCGTAAACAGCAATTAATTAATGCAATTCCTGATTTACTGCTTAGGCTGAAACGGGATGGAACCTGTATTGATTGTATCTTGCCGACAATTCCTGATAAAGAAGCTTTTGTGCCCATTAAGCATCATATTTCGGAAGTCTTATCTCCTAGTGTTTTAGTGGAACAACTTGAAGTATTTGATCGGGCGATCGCTACAGGAGAGGTACAGATTTATGAACATAAACTCCTAAAGTATGATGAATGGGTATATGAAGAAGTGCGAATTAGTCCCTGTGGAGAAGATGAAGTTCTAGTATTAGTGCGGAATATTAGCGATCGTAAGCAAGCAGAAGAAGCTCTATACCTGAGTAACGAAAAGCTGATCGCTACTAATAAAGAGCTAGAGCGGATGACTCGGCTCAAGGATGAATTTCTGGCGACGATGAGCCATGAATTGCGTACTCCACTCAATGCGATTTTAGGGATTTCGGAAGGACTACAAGAGCAAGTTTATGGGGAACTGAATCAACGGCAAAAAAATTCTCTTGCCACAATTCAAAAAAGTGGTCAACATCTCTTGGCACTCATTAACGATATTTTAGATGTTGCGAAAATTGAGTCAGGAATGTTTACTTTAGACCTAACTTCAGTTTCACTAACTTCTCTATGTGAGAGTAGTCTGAGCTTTGTAAAACATCAAGCGGCTAAAAAAAATATTCAATTACAACTCATTATTAATCCAGATCTCCCTAAGGCAATCATGATTGATGAAAGGAGAATGCGCCAGTTACTGATTAATTTGTTAATTAATGCGGTGAAATTTACACCTAAGGGGGGCATGGTCACATTAGAAGCCAAATTAGCTGATGGTTCTTACTGTGAAATGGAAGAAACGTATAAAAGTAAACTGAGCTTTTCTGTGTCTGATACAGGAATTGGCATATCTCAGGAAGACATTTGTAAGCTATTTCAGCCTTTTGTGCAAATTAACAGCAATCTCAGTCGCCAATATGCAGGTACTGGCTTAGGACTTAACTTAGTGAAAAAGCTGGCGGAATTGCATGGTGGATATGTCAATGTTGAGAGTAAAGTCGGGCAAGGTAGTTGTTTTACAGTCACTTTTCCCTATGACCTGTAG
- a CDS encoding glycosyltransferase family 4 protein translates to MIFKNKIYHCSASAAVAGGGIKTYINGLYAAMPDTFAEEIIANPLDYDQSHFQLLHIHESNGLLHLRNHCPAVFTAHNHDVYCASGSKYFTVTKSSCDRLLNGWGCTWGHFVDGCGSRRPPQVLKNWQRAITELNALKKLEILTIANSEYVRSQLIANGLPASQVVTLRCGIAEPTSIHRELTEEVHQQKRILFAGRIVPDKGLDWLLKAMPLIDPQIQLDIAGDGWAMPKVFQLAEDLKICDRITWHGWCQGEKLEDLYRNSFAVIFPSVWPEPAGLVTLEAYVRFRAVIASDVGGIPEHIQDGKTGVLVAPNQVEQLATAINELAINFDKARVLGIAGNELFHNEFTLAIHAQKLSEIYELAIAQFNQK, encoded by the coding sequence ATGATTTTCAAAAATAAAATTTATCATTGTTCTGCTAGTGCTGCTGTCGCTGGTGGGGGCATCAAAACCTATATTAATGGCTTGTATGCAGCGATGCCTGATACCTTTGCGGAGGAGATCATCGCTAATCCTTTGGATTATGATCAAAGTCATTTTCAACTGTTGCATATCCACGAATCTAATGGATTACTGCACTTAAGAAATCATTGCCCTGCGGTATTTACAGCTCATAATCATGATGTTTACTGTGCCAGTGGCTCGAAATATTTTACGGTTACAAAATCTAGTTGCGATCGCTTATTAAATGGTTGGGGATGCACATGGGGACATTTTGTTGATGGTTGTGGTAGTCGGCGACCACCGCAAGTACTGAAAAATTGGCAACGAGCAATTACAGAACTCAACGCCTTGAAAAAACTTGAAATCTTAACGATCGCTAATAGTGAATATGTGCGATCGCAATTGATTGCCAATGGCTTGCCTGCATCTCAAGTAGTGACCTTACGCTGTGGGATTGCCGAGCCAACCAGTATTCATAGGGAGCTTACCGAAGAAGTTCACCAACAAAAAAGGATTTTATTTGCTGGTCGGATCGTGCCAGATAAAGGTTTAGATTGGCTGCTCAAAGCAATGCCTCTAATAGATCCACAGATTCAGCTTGACATTGCTGGCGATGGTTGGGCGATGCCTAAAGTGTTTCAATTAGCTGAAGATTTAAAGATTTGCGATCGCATTACTTGGCATGGCTGGTGTCAGGGCGAAAAATTAGAGGATTTGTATAGGAATAGTTTTGCGGTTATTTTTCCGAGCGTTTGGCCAGAACCTGCGGGCTTAGTCACATTAGAAGCTTATGTAAGGTTTCGAGCTGTGATTGCTAGCGATGTCGGAGGCATTCCTGAGCATATTCAAGATGGCAAAACTGGTGTTTTAGTGGCTCCTAATCAAGTTGAACAGTTAGCAACGGCAATTAATGAGCTAGCTATTAATTTTGATAAGGCTCGTGTACTTGGTATCGCTGGAAATGAGCTATTTCACAATGAGTTTACCCTTGCTATTCATGCACAGAAACTAAGCGAGATTTATGAATTAGCGATCGCTCAATTTAACCAAAAGTAG